Proteins found in one Pocillopora verrucosa isolate sample1 chromosome 12, ASM3666991v2, whole genome shotgun sequence genomic segment:
- the LOC136277504 gene encoding uncharacterized protein isoform X1: protein MSRLQEESSVLGVASTSQESPSLMESEKLRVTLLGSEWSSSKGGLSTINRELAIQLAKHPNVDVSVYLPSCSDEDRRAASSHKVQLIEAQESPGFDQPIDWLVSLPNGHYPHCVIGHGVHLGRQIPHIQKQLPCKWIQVVHTAPEELGMFKSYEEAISRGEKKHCAEVRLCELADEVVAIGPKLANAYSRYLRFCKKDQHVFNLTPSIFTEFSNIEQASEESKNFCVLVFGRGDHEDFELKGYDIAMKAIVQLEDKSYQLEFVGAPKGKEGEVVSKLLQYGIPRSQLTVRCFKEDREQLAKLFCEADLAIMPSRTEGFGLTGLEALSAGLPVLVSGNSGLGQALEEVPFGSPCVIDSEDPKEWADAIRVIRRKKRTVRLKEATLLREAYAANYSWQRQCESLVEKMVNLVAVDPVTWQPLAASEENESSTTVAVQQEGWSEQVIRNLQQWQQNASRCKISSNTDPLSDLKKIASEKGYKISDNPGSGNCMFYALSEQLEIVRGERIHHFKLRRSLVQYLREHPKQVDGTDLFHFVDRHTTWDDYLTDMEQDGTWGDHVILWAAANCYQIAIHVISSLPGQSEVIIKPAFPFDQRKHLVLGHVHEVHYVSFQPLQDAVVNKSRHASNEKVKRKSSSAATQSVNHLKDAVVNKFRQSSNKEVKQSSSSVATQSVKHLNDSVLKKSRQASNEKVKRRSSSVATQSEKRLKDAAVNQSRQASKEKVKRRSSSVATQSVKRRKGSDRCLIVEHLEGEYIRRSNVKPLLWDSDIQLPIDEVYTRLQMKWRKKAYFQLTEKEVHMYEIFKPARKGEKGARMVFVEGNPGIGKTTFCLKIASDWAKKLVPVEFHFPMFELLFLLKCCDIHEDTKDIVQAIDEQLLNDDINNKEEFLDYIKDGKNQDEILLILDGLDELPEASENVVDRLFRRKVFSRCFILATSREEKGIDVRRRYDFDTLLQIKGFTSEDATDYIRKHFKSVDPQNLSKGERLIEAVKTNTHLQALRSNPLNLLLLCVVFEDFEGELPSNRTKLYQIIFRCLLRRYCSRNGLNVHRNADKALENQFKESLLVLGELAWNCLREDRRSFSEEELDRLEHSTTHVRKFPAIKLGFVFMEASSRPSQEPRHQCHFLHKTFQEFLAAFYLANQILTEQLSLTDHSVFWRESMSSSYRQVFFFLAGTLGMEGTVFFNEVVTILKEDWKWQASYVEFLLDLLKESGAADDLGKVACSLIPLPNVLKLDRKQRSWLKLIRYVYEGAILEGDVASAQLTKLSLSDVQSFGREDVNDLNRILESSQTLTELVIGNIENMSPDVADLFGESLSSSTSLRTATLQLFDVSTERCASNVSTLLSSLSQLKCLSLEVFGVLNNTAAQAVKALFKSSLISLVLIVHGDQHDRLMSTVSEGLAEETAVESLSFVVHGRVSNPGIVALQKGVLRNSNLHSLELKVYGDIPEAWVEAVAAILAAKKSWKSLIIHLNICGKIKHEGSFLRYPILGDAPSEKSLTVNVCGELSVLSFNALGDFFMKSSPLSGLQLNVRGKQSNEVVDRLVDYFLYNNSLSSHSFINLSGEVRSYEGTALKRLVQEAQKHSVSVHLNGEDHFSSGCDTLANFSSASATFLVDGKIVTLLEVIKRLSSASSTTFNLTVNHNAAVCEDWASGVGNCLANSRSLTTFSLTINNHAKDRGIWASYVGNGLAKSRSLTTLSLTINSHVDGMGYWASFVGDGLAKSTSLTTFSLTVNSQAKHEGYWASFVANGLAKSTSLTTFSLTVNSHAEDEGYWASFVANGLAKSTLTTFSLTVNNHAEDEGYWANFVANGLAKSTSLTTFSLTVNSQAKDEGYWANFVANGLAKSTSLTTFSLTVNNHAEDEGYWASFVANGLAKSTLTTFSLTVNNHAEDEGYWASFVANGLAKSTSLTTFSLTVNSQAKDEGYWANFVANGLAKSTSLTTFSLTVNSHAEDEGYWASFVANGLAKSTLTTFSLTVNNHAEDEGYWASFVANGLAKSTSLTTFSLTVNSQAKDEGYWANFVANGLAKSTSLTTFSLTVNSHAEDEGYWASFVANGLAKSTLTTFSLTVNNHAEDEGYWASFVANGLAKSTSLTTFSLTVNSQAKDEGYWANFVANGLAKSTSLTTFSLTVNNHAEDMGLWARGVHNGLAKSRSLTTLSLTVNSHVVDMGHWASYVGYGLAKSRSLTTFSLTVNNHAGEIGCWTNDLSEGLAENGSLTTIKVAFNLYGEDRIR, encoded by the exons ATGTCTAGGCTACAAGAG gAATCATCCGTTCTTGGTGTAGCCTCTACATCACAGGAAAGCCCAAGTTTAATGGAAAGTGAAAAGCTAAGAGTTACTCTGTTAGGTAGTGAATGGAGCTCATCTAAAGGAGGCTTGTCAACTATTAACAGGGAGCTGGCAATTCAGTTAGCAAAACATCCCAATGTTGATGTCAGTGTGTATCTTCCAAGTTGTAGTGATGAGGACAGGAGAGCTGCCAGTAGCCATAAAGTTCAGCTGATTGAAGCCCAAGAATCGCCTGGTTTTGATCAGCCAATTGATTGGTTGGTTTCTTTACCTAATGGCCATTATCCACACTGTGTCATAGGGCATGGAGTACATCTGGGTCGACAGATACCACACATTCAAAAGCAGCTACCTTGCAAGTGGATTCAGGTTGTTCACACAGCTCCAGAAGAACTTGGAATGTTCAAAAGTTATGAGGAAGCCATTTCCAGAGGTGAGAAGAAACATTGTGCAGAAGTACGACTTTGTGAGTTAGCTGATGAAGTGGTTGCAATTGGACCAAAGCTGGCAAATGCCTACTCTCGCTACCTTCGCTTCTGCAAAAAAGATCAGCATGTATTCAACCTCACTCCAAGTATTTTTACTGAGTTCAGTAACATTGAACAGGCCTCAGAAGAAAGTAAGAACTTTTGTGTTCTAGTTTTTGGGCGTGGTGACCATGAAGATTTTGAGCTGAAAGGATATGATATTGCAATGAAAGCAATTGTTCAATTGGAAGACAAGTCATACCAGCTAGAGTTTGTTGGCGCACCTAAAGGAAAAGAGGGAGAAGTGGTAAGCAAGTTGCTTCAGTATGGCATTCCTCGTAGTCAACTAACTGTTCGCTGCTTCAAAGAAGATCGAGAACAGCTAGCCAAGTTATTCTGTGAGGCTGATCTGGCAATCATGCCTTCAAGAACTGAAGGTTTTGGTTTGACTGGGCTGGAAGCCCTATCTGCTGGTCTGCCTGTCCTTGTAAGTGGTAACTCTGGACTTGGACAAGCATTGGAGGAGGTTCCTTTTGGTTCCCCATGTGTAATTGATTCAGAGGATCCTAAAGAATGGGCTGATGCCATCAGAGTCATCCGTCGGAAAAAAAGGACTGTGCGACTTAAAGAAGCCACTCTGCTTCGAGAAGCATATGCAGCAAACTACAGCTGGCAGAGACAGTGTGAAAGTCTTGTTGAGAAAATGGTGAATCTTGTAGCTG TTGATCCTGTCACTTGGCAACCATTGGCAGCAtctgaagaaaatgaatccTCAACCACTGTAGCTGTTCAACAGGAAG GTTGGAGTGAACAAGTCATCCGTAATCTTCAACAGTGGCAACAGAATGCCAGTAGATGTAAGATCAGCAGCAACACAGACCCACTCTCAGACTTAAAGAAGATTGCTTCAGAAAAGGGCTATAAAATTTCTGACAATCCAGGGTCAGGAAATTGTATGTTCTATGCCTTGTCAGAGCAACTGGAGATTGTCAGAGGAGAAAGGATCCATCATTTTAAATTAAGGCGTTCCTTAGTTCAGTATCTAAGAGAGCACCCAAAACAG GTGGATGGAACAGATCTATTTCACTTTGTTGATAGACACACAACATGGGATGATTACTTAACAGACATGGAACAAGATGGCACTTGGGGTGATCATGTGATTCTCTGGGCTGCAGCAAACTGTTATCAAATAGCCATTCATGTGATTAGTAGTCTTCCAGGCCAGAGTGAGGTAATTATCAAACCAGCTTTTCCATTTGACCAAAGGAAGCATCTTGTACTGGGACATGTCCACGAAGTACACTATGTCAGCTTTCAGCCCTTGCAAG ATGCCGTAGTAAACAAGTCCAGACAcgcttcaaatgaaaaggttaaacgaAAGTCGTCCTCCGCAGCCACTCAATCTGTGAACCACCTTAAAG atgccgTTGTAAACAAGTTCAGGCAATCTTCAAATAAAGAGGTTAAACAAAGTTCGTCTTCCGTTGCCACTCAGTCTGTGAAGCACCTTAATG attctgtattaaagaagtccaggcaagcttcaaatgaaaaggttaaacgaCGTTCGTCCTCCGTTGCCACTCAATCTGAGAAGCGCCTTAAAG atgccgCGGTAAACCAGTCCAGGCAAGCTTCAAAGGAAAAGGTTAAACGACGTTCGTCCTCTGTTGCCACTCAATCTGTGAAGCGCcgtaaag GTTCCGATCGTTGTCTAATTGTGGAACACCTTGAAGGTGAATACATCAGACGCTCCAATGTAAAACCACTGCTGTGGGATAGCGACATCCAACTACCTATTGATGAAGTCTACACAAGGTTGCaaatgaaatggagaaagaagGCGTACTTTCAGCTAACAGAGAAGGAGGTTCACATGTATGAAATTTTCAAGCCTGCTAGGAAGGGTGAAAAGGGCGCCAGAATGGTATTTGTAGAAGGAAACCCTGGGATTGGGAAGACTACGTTTTGCCTTAAAATTGCAAGTGATTGGGCCAAAAAATTAGTACCAGTAGAGTTTCACTTCCCCATGTTTGAGTTGTTGTTTCTTCTGAAATGCTGTGATATTCACGAAGATACTAAAGACATAGTACAAGCCATCGATGAGCAACTTCTGAATGATGACATTAACAATAAGGAAGAATTTTTGGATTACATCAAAGATGGCAAGAATCAGGACGAGATTCTTTTAATTCTGGATGGTCTTGATGAGTTACCAGAAGCATCAGAAAATGTCGTAGATAGGCTATTTAGAAGAAAAGTTTTCTCGCGCTGTTTTATTTTGGCCACCTCAcgcgaagaaaaaggaatcgATGTCCGGCGGCGCTATGACTTTGATACACTTCTGCAGATTAAAGGGTTCACTTCAGAGGACGCTACAGATTACATCAGAAAGCATTTTAAGAGCGTTGATccacaaaatttgtcaaagggCGAGAGGCTCATTGAAGCTGTTAAAACAAATACTCACTTACAAGCGCTAAGAAGCAATCCGCTGAATCTACTTCTCTTGTGCGTCGTTtttgaagactttgaagggGAACTACCATCTAATCGCACTAAGCTTTATCAGATTATTTTTCGATGCTTGTTGAGGCGATATTGCTCCCGAAATGGCCTGAACGTTCATCGGAATGCCGACAAAGCCCTAGAGAATCAATTTAAAGAGTCCCTACTTGTGCTAGGGGAGTTAGCGTGGAATTGTCTTCGAGAAGACCGCCGTTCGTTTTCAGAAGAGGAACTGGACAGGTTAGAACATTCGACGACCCATGTGAGAAAATTTCCAGCTATCAAATTGGGCTTTGTTTTCATGGAGGCCAGTTCAAGGCCAAGTCAGGAACCAAGACATCAGTGTCATTTTCtacacaaaacatttcaagagtttttaGCTGCCTTTTACCTAGCGAACCAGATTTTGACGGAGCAACTTAGCCTAACTGATCATTCTGTTTTCTGGAGGGAAAGTATGTCATCTAGCTACAgacaagtatttttctttttagctgGCACATTAGGCATGGAAGGAACGGTGTTTTTCAACGAAGTTGTAACGATTTTAAAAGAAGACTGGAAATGGCAAGCTTCATACGTAGAGTTCTTACTTGACCTTTTAAAAGAGAGTGGTGCTGCAGATGATTTAGGCAAAGTTGCGTGCTCCCTTATTCCTTTGCCAAATGTTTTGAAGTTGGATCGGAAACAGCGGTCTTGGTTGAAACTTATACGATATGTGTACGAAGGCGCCATACTCGAAGGTGATGTGGCATCAGCGCAGCTTACTAAACTGAGCCTGTCAGACGTGCAGTCTTTCGGTAGAGAAGATGTGAACGATCTCAATCGAATTCTCGAAAGCAGTCAAACTCTTACAGAGCTTGTCATTGGTAATATCGAGAACATGTCCCCTGATGTTGCAGATCTGTTCGGTGAGAGTTTGTCGTCAAGCACTTCATTAAGAACAGCCACGCTACAACTGTTTGACGTGAGTACTGAGAGGTGCGCCAGTAATGTTAGTACCTTGTTATCGAGTCTCTCGCAATTGAAATGTCTTTCGCTTGAAGTCTTTGGTGTTCTGAACAACACTGCTGCACAAGCCGTGAAAGCGTTATTCAAATCATCGCTAATTTCTCTCGTGCTTATTGTTCATGGGGATCAGCATGACCGTTTAATGTCGACTGTTAGTGAAGGACTTGCAGAAGAAACCGCGGTGGAGTCTCTTAGTTTTGTTGTTCATGGAAGAGTTAGCAACCCTGGAATCGTAGCACTGCAGAAAGGTGTTCTGCGAAATAGTAATTTGCACTCTTTAGAGTTAAAAGTTTACGGGGATATCCCCGAAGCATGGGTGGAAGCTGTTGCTGCCATACTGGCAGCCAAGAAGTCATGGAAGTCTCTTATTATTCATCTAAATATATGCGGGAAAATTAAACATGAAGGAAGTTTTCTGCGCTATCCGATTCTGGGTGATGCCCCATCAGAGAAGTCGTTAACCGTGAACGTCTGTGGTGAACTAAGCGTTCTAAGCTTTAACGCCCTTGGagattttttcatgaaaagttCCCCACTATCTGGTTTGCAGTTGAATGTCcgaggaaaacaaagcaatgaagTTGTGGATCGTCTGGTAGACTATTTTCTGTATAACAATTCACTGTCCTCACACAGTTTTATTAACCTTAGTGGTGAAGTCAGAAGCTATGAAGGAACCGCTCTTAAAAGATTAGTTCAAGAGGCTCAAAAGCATTCTGTCTCAGTGCACTTGAATGGTGAGGATCACTTTTCAAGTGGTTGTGATACTCTCGCTAATTTTTCGTCAGCGTCGGCCACGTTTTTAGTTGACGGGAAAATTGTCACACTCCTTGAAGTCATTAAACGATTAAGCTCTGCGTCATCAACCACATTCAATCTCACTGTTAATCATAACGCTGCTGTGTGCGAAGACTGGGCCAGTGGTGTGGGTAATTGcttggcgaacagcagatcatTGACTACATTCAGTCTTACAATTAACAATCACGCTAAAGACAGAGGAATCTGGGCCAGCTATGTGGGTAatggtttggcgaagagcagATCATTAACTACATTAAGTCTCACAATTAACAGTCACGTTGACGGCATGGGATACTGGGCCAGCTttgtgggtgatggtttggcgaagagcacatcattaactacattcagtctcacagttaacagtCAAGCTAAACACGAGGGATACTGGGCCAGCTTTGTGGCTAatggtttggcgaagagcacatcattaactacattcagtctcacagttaacagtCACGCTGAAGACGAGGGATACTGGGCCAGCTTTGTGGCTAatggtttggcgaagagcacattaactacattcagtctcacagttaacaatcacgctGAAGACGAGGGATACTGGGCCAACTTTGTGGCTAatggtttggcgaagagcacatcattaactacattcagtctcacagttaacagtCAAGCTAAAGACGAGGGATACTGGGCCAACTTTGTGGCTAatggtttggcgaagagcacatcattaactacattcagtctcacggtCAACAATCACGCTGAAGACGAGGGATACTGGGCCAGCTTTGTGGCTAatggtttggcgaagagcacattaactacattcagtctcacagttaacaatcacgctGAAGACGAGGGATACTGGGCCAGCTTTGTGGCTAatggtttggcgaagagcacatcattaactacattcagtctcacagttaacagtCAAGCTAAAGACGAGGGATACTGGGCCAACTTTGTGGCTAatggtttggcgaagagcacatcattaactacattcagtctcacagttaacagtCACGCTGAAGACGAGGGATACTGGGCCAGCTTTGTGGCTAatggtttggcgaagagcacattaactacattcagtctcacagttaacaatcacgctGAAGACGAGGGATACTGGGCCAGCTTTGTGGCTAatggtttggcgaagagcacatcattaactacattcagtctcacagttaacagtCAAGCTAAAGACGAGGGATACTGGGCCAACTTTGTGGCTAatggtttggcgaagagcacatcattaactacattcagtctcacagttaacagtCACGCTGAAGACGAGGGATACTGGGCCAGCTTTGTGGCTAatggtttggcgaagagcacattaactacattcagtctcacagttaacaatcacgctGAAGACGAGGGATACTGGGCCAGCTTTGTGGCTAatggtttggcgaagagcacatcattaactacattcagtctcacagttaacagtCAAGCTAAAGACGAGGGATACTGGGCCAACTTTGTGGCTAatggtttggcgaagagcacatcattaactacattcagtctcacggtCAACAATCACGCTGAAGACATGGGACTATGGGCCCGCGGTGTGCATAatggtttggcgaagagcagATCATTGACTACActcagtctcacagttaacagtCACGTTGTAGACATGGGACATTGGGCCAGCTATGTGGGTTatggtttggcgaagagcagatcattaactacattcagtctcaccGTTAACAATCACGCGGGCGAAATAGGATGCTGGACGAACGACTTAAGCGAGGGCTTGGCAGAGAACGGTTCTTTAACAACGATAAAAGTTGCATTTAACTTGTACGGTGAGGACAGAATTCGCTAG